In one uncultured Methanoregula sp. genomic region, the following are encoded:
- a CDS encoding NAD(P) transhydrogenase subunit alpha produces the protein MTDIDTLWTAVYIAMLAAFTGYVVISRVPAILHTPLMSGSNFIHGIVLVGAMVALGLATTPVEQVIGFIAVVLGAANVTGGYVVTERILQMFDRSGKKPGKGA, from the coding sequence ATGACCGACATAGACACTCTCTGGACAGCGGTATATATTGCAATGCTCGCTGCGTTTACCGGCTATGTAGTAATCAGCCGGGTCCCTGCAATCCTCCACACGCCGCTGATGAGCGGCTCGAACTTTATCCATGGCATCGTCCTTGTCGGAGCAATGGTTGCGCTTGGCCTTGCAACAACACCGGTCGAACAGGTCATAGGCTTTATCGCTGTAGTTCTCGGCGCCGCTAACGTGACTGGCGGTTACGTTGTCACGGAACGGATCCTCCAGATGTTTGATCGTAGCGGCAAAAAGCCCGGAAAGGGGGCCTGA
- a CDS encoding NAD(P)(+) transhydrogenase (Re/Si-specific) subunit beta, giving the protein MFDLSWLIAPVYIVTIFFFIIGMQRMSHPLTARSGIVWAGAAMMIATLVTFFTPNLTNIALIAIAIVIGGGFGYIAAKRVAMTDMPQMIALYNGMGGGAAAGISAVALLGTTTTATGSLAVVGGLIGAVSFTGSIIAFLKLQGWMRPRPITFPGQQIINLAVLLLAIISGVLVILQPAWLPLSVAMYLPLFFVLSLGFGLLMTLPIGGADMPVVISMYNAFTGIAVALDGFSFATPNYAMVVAGIIVGAAGSLLTLNMARAMNRSLSNVFFGAFGAMEEKGLEIKGSMKSIEPDDVAVMLTYADKVIIAPGYGMAVAQAQQKVKELTDLLDSKNVQVKFAIHPVAGRMPGHMNVLLAEAGVSYDHLFDRDEINPEFPSTDVVLVIGANDVVNPAAHRRGSPLFGMPILDVEQAKNVIVLKRGQGRGFAGIENDLFYRDNTRMLYGDAQETVGKLVQAVKKF; this is encoded by the coding sequence ATGTTTGACCTCTCGTGGCTGATAGCACCGGTTTACATCGTGACGATCTTCTTCTTCATCATAGGCATGCAGCGAATGAGCCACCCGCTCACGGCCCGGAGCGGTATTGTCTGGGCAGGCGCCGCAATGATGATTGCAACGCTTGTCACGTTCTTCACTCCCAACCTCACGAACATTGCCCTTATCGCCATCGCGATCGTTATTGGCGGGGGATTCGGTTATATTGCGGCAAAACGCGTTGCAATGACTGACATGCCCCAGATGATAGCGCTCTACAATGGTATGGGTGGCGGCGCGGCAGCCGGGATCTCGGCAGTTGCGCTTCTCGGTACAACTACTACTGCAACCGGATCCCTCGCGGTTGTCGGCGGTCTCATCGGGGCAGTTTCGTTCACGGGCAGTATCATCGCGTTTTTAAAACTCCAGGGCTGGATGCGGCCGCGCCCGATCACGTTCCCGGGTCAGCAGATCATCAACCTGGCAGTCCTTCTCCTCGCAATCATCTCCGGCGTGCTCGTTATCCTACAACCCGCCTGGCTCCCGCTCTCCGTTGCCATGTACCTCCCGCTCTTCTTTGTCCTCTCGCTCGGGTTCGGTCTCCTGATGACTCTCCCGATCGGCGGGGCGGACATGCCTGTTGTAATCTCGATGTACAACGCATTCACCGGAATTGCCGTAGCTCTTGACGGGTTCTCGTTTGCCACACCCAATTACGCGATGGTTGTTGCCGGTATCATTGTCGGTGCTGCAGGTTCGCTGCTCACGCTCAATATGGCACGCGCAATGAACCGTTCGCTCTCGAATGTCTTCTTCGGGGCATTTGGTGCAATGGAAGAGAAAGGGCTGGAGATCAAAGGCAGTATGAAGTCGATCGAGCCCGATGATGTCGCCGTTATGCTAACCTACGCGGACAAGGTTATAATCGCACCCGGCTATGGCATGGCAGTTGCCCAGGCCCAGCAGAAGGTCAAGGAGCTGACCGACCTGCTCGACAGCAAGAACGTTCAGGTAAAATTTGCAATCCACCCGGTTGCAGGCCGGATGCCAGGACACATGAATGTCCTTCTTGCAGAGGCAGGGGTCAGTTACGACCATCTCTTTGACCGGGATGAAATAAACCCGGAGTTCCCGAGCACAGATGTTGTTCTTGTTATCGGTGCCAACGATGTCGTGAACCCGGCGGCGCACCGTCGGGGCAGTCCGCTTTTCGGTATGCCCATCCTTGATGTCGAGCAGGCAAAGAACGTTATTGTCCTTAAGCGGGGACAGGGTAGAGGTTTTGCCGGAATCGAGAATGACCTGTTCTACCGGGATAACACGCGGATGCTCTACGGTGACGCACAGGAGACTGTCGGCAAGCTCGTGCAGGCTGTTAAAAAGTTCTAA
- a CDS encoding vWA domain-containing protein translates to MNGNAGGYIIEDTIPIPDGQVVRKKLHFFWIADCSDSMRGKKIATLNQAIREAVPEVQKAVASYPQVEIQMRAIKFSDDASWHIGPDPVPLEQFVWPELETSGLTATAKALRLLEKELSIERMPRRGLPPVCILVSDGFCTDPREEYDAAIADLAKIPWGVKAVRIAIAIGDESDYNETELLKFVNQDQIGLLKAHSPEELVSYIKWASVSASVASSRGRSRGTGATEDTSNVIIDSPPPLITSNTDLF, encoded by the coding sequence ATGAATGGTAATGCAGGGGGTTATATCATAGAAGATACCATCCCGATTCCTGATGGGCAGGTTGTGCGAAAAAAACTCCACTTTTTCTGGATAGCCGACTGTTCCGATTCCATGCGGGGAAAGAAGATTGCTACCTTGAACCAGGCAATCCGGGAAGCAGTCCCTGAGGTCCAGAAGGCAGTAGCCTCGTACCCGCAGGTTGAGATCCAGATGAGAGCCATCAAATTCTCCGATGATGCATCCTGGCACATTGGTCCGGACCCGGTGCCTCTCGAACAATTTGTCTGGCCCGAACTTGAAACATCGGGACTTACTGCCACGGCAAAAGCCCTCCGACTTCTGGAAAAAGAACTCTCCATTGAGCGCATGCCGCGGCGGGGACTCCCCCCGGTCTGCATCCTTGTATCTGACGGTTTCTGTACCGACCCCCGGGAAGAATACGATGCAGCGATTGCCGATCTTGCCAAAATCCCCTGGGGGGTCAAGGCCGTCCGTATCGCGATTGCCATCGGGGATGAATCTGATTATAACGAGACCGAACTGCTCAAATTTGTCAACCAGGACCAGATCGGTCTTTTAAAAGCCCATTCACCGGAAGAACTGGTCTCGTATATCAAGTGGGCTTCAGTATCAGCTTCTGTTGCCTCATCACGGGGCCGCAGCCGGGGTACCGGTGCAACGGAAGATACTTCCAATGTAATAATCGACTCACCGCCTCCTCTGATCACCTCGAATACCGATTTATTCTAA
- a CDS encoding PP2C family serine/threonine-protein phosphatase, whose product MQPTRDFQCTSDASLGWAFGCSRTGASHISSGRPCEDAFALFSGSSGAKPCIAVAVADGHGDPRHDLSRTGSALAVQAAIDELIVFQRLHLHDVPNLSIRAEFKADFPRRTSRRWREAVNEEPLRNENGYLPSGSSGNAEYSRYGSTLIAAMVVADMILISQIGDGDVVLVRPDGTIETPIPADPSLVGKETHSISSRDAHLLWRTATLDRGPGGVLIIATDGVSDSFDGSEGEEFIRFIRSLVARINEFGMESVAGSMKSWLDRYSALASGDDMTLVFVCVNEVEEERESAAPQTPGNHEAGSVEW is encoded by the coding sequence ATGCAGCCTACCCGGGATTTCCAGTGTACCAGCGATGCAAGTCTTGGCTGGGCATTCGGGTGCAGTCGCACCGGTGCCTCTCATATCAGTTCCGGCCGTCCCTGCGAAGATGCGTTTGCCCTCTTCTCCGGCTCGTCCGGGGCCAAACCCTGTATTGCGGTTGCGGTTGCTGACGGGCATGGAGATCCCCGGCATGACCTGAGCAGGACTGGTTCTGCCCTTGCGGTCCAGGCCGCGATCGACGAACTGATTGTTTTTCAGCGCTTACACCTCCATGATGTTCCAAACCTGTCGATCCGGGCCGAGTTCAAGGCAGATTTTCCGCGCCGGACCAGCCGACGGTGGCGTGAAGCGGTAAACGAAGAACCCCTGCGGAACGAAAATGGCTATCTTCCCTCAGGCAGTTCCGGAAATGCTGAATACAGCCGGTATGGCTCTACGCTTATAGCCGCCATGGTTGTTGCTGACATGATCCTCATCAGCCAGATCGGTGATGGCGACGTTGTCCTTGTCCGTCCTGACGGGACAATTGAGACCCCTATACCTGCTGACCCGTCCCTTGTCGGGAAAGAAACGCATTCCATCTCTTCGAGGGATGCCCATCTTCTCTGGCGCACGGCAACCCTGGACCGGGGCCCGGGCGGGGTACTCATTATTGCAACCGATGGTGTTTCGGACTCATTCGATGGATCGGAAGGTGAGGAATTCATCAGGTTCATCAGGAGCCTCGTTGCCCGGATCAATGAATTCGGTATGGAGAGTGTTGCAGGTTCCATGAAAAGCTGGCTTGACCGGTACTCTGCCCTTGCAAGCGGGGATGATATGACGCTTGTCTTTGTCTGTGTCAACGAAGTAGAGGAAGAAAGAGAAAGCGCTGCCCCGCAAACCCCCGGCAACCACGAAGCAGGATCGGTGGAATGGTAA
- a CDS encoding protein kinase, producing the protein MVMPLAIGQRVNAELSGIELQVIRKLGEGTQGEVYLVEGPQEYQAVKWYKPEQATVEQKAAVLYLVRTGPPFGAGGKRFIWPLDLVTSPSSRQFGYLMSRIDTLRYAELGEVWAHLKPVPNFSALCEISYQLANSYRSLHLSGHCYRDISAGNLMFDPRNGDILICDNDNVGVNRQSRCQVWGTMEYMAPEIIRGEADPSTQTDLHSLAVLLFYLWVWHHPFHGDMEYRFHCWDIPAKKKVYGETPVFVFDPDDHSNRLPPDPDYAIARERWDYCPEDLKCAFNRAFTEGLKDPDRRVTEGEWQNLFAGIKDRIILCPRCKAENIAYLDRGCECWHCHNRISPPPTLIIRRPAGETQIALGLGSTILRRHITTTPAQDDGSARVGIIVPHPTIPGAAGIRNQTTTSWQAVYPDGTGTDVPPGKAVPLNPGVVIMIEGIPMTITAPKNGETV; encoded by the coding sequence ATGGTAATGCCCCTTGCCATAGGTCAGCGTGTAAACGCCGAACTCTCCGGTATCGAATTGCAGGTAATCAGGAAACTGGGGGAGGGAACCCAGGGTGAGGTGTACCTTGTCGAAGGCCCCCAGGAGTACCAGGCAGTGAAATGGTACAAGCCCGAACAGGCGACCGTAGAACAGAAAGCTGCTGTTCTCTATCTTGTCCGGACCGGACCGCCGTTCGGTGCCGGGGGGAAGCGGTTCATCTGGCCACTCGATCTTGTCACTTCACCATCATCCCGACAGTTCGGGTACCTCATGTCCCGGATAGATACGCTCCGGTATGCCGAACTTGGCGAAGTATGGGCACATCTCAAGCCGGTGCCGAACTTCTCTGCCCTGTGCGAGATCTCGTACCAGCTGGCAAACAGCTACCGCTCGTTGCACCTGTCCGGGCACTGTTACCGGGACATATCTGCCGGAAACCTGATGTTCGATCCCAGGAACGGCGATATTCTGATCTGCGACAATGACAACGTGGGCGTCAACCGGCAATCACGCTGCCAGGTCTGGGGCACGATGGAGTACATGGCTCCCGAGATCATCCGGGGAGAGGCAGATCCGTCCACCCAGACAGACCTCCATTCTCTGGCAGTCCTCCTCTTCTACCTCTGGGTCTGGCATCATCCATTCCATGGAGATATGGAGTACCGCTTTCACTGTTGGGACATTCCTGCAAAAAAGAAGGTCTATGGCGAGACACCGGTCTTTGTCTTTGATCCGGATGATCATTCCAACCGTCTCCCCCCCGACCCGGATTACGCAATTGCACGGGAACGCTGGGATTACTGTCCGGAGGATCTTAAATGTGCATTTAACCGGGCTTTCACGGAGGGCTTAAAAGATCCGGACCGACGCGTTACAGAAGGCGAATGGCAGAATCTTTTTGCCGGTATCAAGGACAGGATTATCCTCTGCCCCCGATGCAAAGCCGAGAACATTGCATACCTTGACCGGGGATGTGAATGCTGGCACTGCCATAACCGGATATCCCCCCCGCCGACCCTTATCATCCGGCGCCCGGCCGGGGAGACACAGATCGCCCTTGGCCTTGGCAGTACGATTCTCCGGAGGCACATTACCACCACTCCTGCCCAGGACGATGGATCTGCCCGTGTAGGGATAATCGTGCCGCACCCCACGATCCCGGGCGCCGCCGGCATCCGAAACCAGACAACCACCTCATGGCAGGCAGTTTATCCGGATGGCACCGGTACTGATGTTCCCCCCGGAAAAGCAGTACCCCTGAATCCGGGCGTGGTTATTATGATAGAAGGAATTCCTATGACAATTACCGCACCAAAGAACGGTGAGACCGTATGA
- a CDS encoding HEAT repeat domain-containing protein, producing MKDLPRIILKDMVRRYGESLVHDPFRCEALLRDTCGSCGREIFVLVSAVRQHVPIDLLAPRHNFPLSLMKGFMIKRLQDEMGLSDESARWAVETWAEALGLSENTDKEDLTSGATPVNRVSGETSGTHPPPDPARRQQWATKLDDGVIDTRLRTVEELAKAGDRESIRLLISALENDRWRVRSAAYDALVSLSGTAVPLLLEALADSHDGLVSRVILILAAIQDHDATEPLTALLGRERSLDLRIIFALGEIGDDRATSPLSKYLVSPDPDISLAVAGALKKISGT from the coding sequence ATGAAAGATCTGCCACGAATCATCCTCAAAGACATGGTCCGGCGCTATGGCGAATCCCTTGTGCATGACCCGTTCCGTTGCGAGGCCCTGCTCCGGGATACCTGCGGCTCCTGCGGTCGGGAAATCTTTGTTCTTGTCAGTGCCGTGCGCCAGCATGTTCCCATTGATCTTCTCGCCCCACGCCACAATTTTCCCCTTTCCCTGATGAAAGGATTCATGATCAAGCGTCTCCAGGACGAGATGGGGCTCTCTGATGAATCCGCCCGCTGGGCTGTTGAAACCTGGGCAGAGGCACTCGGTCTTTCTGAGAATACTGACAAAGAAGATCTTACTTCCGGTGCAACTCCCGTAAACAGAGTTTCTGGAGAAACCTCAGGCACACATCCGCCCCCGGATCCGGCCCGGCGGCAGCAGTGGGCAACGAAACTGGATGACGGGGTAATTGACACACGGCTCAGAACAGTTGAGGAACTTGCAAAAGCCGGGGACCGGGAAAGTATCCGGCTCCTCATCAGTGCACTCGAGAATGATCGCTGGAGAGTACGGAGTGCCGCATATGATGCCCTGGTATCTCTTTCCGGTACCGCGGTACCGTTACTTCTTGAAGCCCTGGCCGATTCGCATGACGGGCTGGTTTCGCGGGTGATTCTCATCCTTGCTGCGATCCAGGATCATGATGCCACCGAACCGCTTACCGCACTTCTTGGGCGGGAGCGCTCCCTCGATCTCAGGATAATCTTCGCACTGGGGGAGATTGGTGATGACCGGGCAACATCCCCGCTCTCGAAATACCTTGTTTCGCCGGATCCAGACATCAGCCTTGCCGTGGCAGGTGCCCTGAAGAAGATCTCCGGAACGTAA
- a CDS encoding Ppx/GppA phosphatase family protein has protein sequence MNPGTIAPEGRVVSFIDMGTNSIRLLVVRLNPNHSYTILSRQKQQVRLGDGEFEEDEITPEAMERAVVVCKKFTDLARTFNSEEFVAVATSAAREASNQNELLQRIRHEAGLDIRVISGREEARLIYLGVASGTHLGTQMGFFIDIGGGSTEIAVGNARDYLYLDSFRLGAIRLANQYFPPDETGPVSSDRYRKVQQHIKNAIIHSLPRIKAHAIDCAIGSSGTILNLAEIAHKALHPSAPASDLTLSYKDLKKVIELLSSLPLEQRKKVPGINPERADIIIAGSAVLDTFMKELSLDRISVTSRGLQDGLLADYLSRMDSFPLLGELSSRQRSVLQLGRSCGINESHARTVTSLVLEMFDSAKHLGIHQFGDQTRELLEYATFLHDIGSFISYTNHHAHSYYIIRNSELLGFNQQEVTFMANLARFHRKKAPKKKDPEIAGFDSRERDMLRMLATFIRLGESLDRSHAALIQHVRFVRVERETVHLEIVARGDCQLEIWGIENERKAFEKVFGRTLAFSMIDSQSGG, from the coding sequence TTGAATCCCGGAACTATCGCACCTGAAGGCAGGGTTGTCTCGTTTATCGACATGGGAACCAACTCGATACGACTGCTCGTTGTACGCCTCAACCCCAATCACTCATATACCATCCTTAGCCGGCAGAAGCAGCAGGTCCGGCTGGGAGACGGCGAGTTTGAAGAGGATGAGATAACGCCTGAGGCAATGGAGCGGGCAGTTGTTGTCTGTAAAAAATTCACGGATCTTGCCCGGACATTCAATTCCGAAGAATTCGTTGCCGTCGCCACGTCCGCTGCCCGCGAAGCTTCCAACCAGAACGAACTCCTCCAGAGGATCCGGCACGAAGCCGGTCTCGATATCCGGGTGATCTCCGGGCGGGAGGAGGCCCGCCTTATTTATCTTGGCGTGGCCAGCGGGACACATCTTGGCACGCAGATGGGATTTTTTATCGATATCGGCGGGGGAAGTACCGAGATCGCTGTCGGAAATGCCAGGGATTATTTGTACCTGGACAGTTTCAGGCTCGGCGCAATACGACTTGCCAACCAGTATTTCCCCCCGGATGAAACCGGTCCGGTATCTTCCGACCGATACCGGAAAGTCCAGCAGCACATCAAAAACGCGATCATACATTCCCTTCCCCGGATAAAGGCGCATGCTATCGATTGTGCGATTGGCAGCTCTGGTACAATTCTCAACCTGGCCGAAATAGCGCATAAAGCCCTCCATCCTTCAGCCCCGGCATCGGATCTGACCCTGAGCTACAAGGACTTAAAAAAAGTCATCGAACTGCTCTCATCCCTTCCGCTCGAACAGCGCAAAAAAGTTCCCGGGATCAATCCTGAACGGGCCGATATCATCATTGCCGGATCTGCAGTTCTCGATACCTTCATGAAGGAGCTTTCGCTTGACCGTATCTCGGTCACCAGTCGCGGGCTCCAGGACGGTCTTCTTGCAGACTACCTCTCCCGGATGGATTCATTCCCCCTGCTTGGCGAACTCTCGTCGCGACAGCGCAGCGTCCTCCAGCTCGGTCGATCCTGCGGTATTAATGAGAGCCATGCCCGCACGGTGACGAGCCTTGTCCTCGAGATGTTCGATTCAGCAAAACACCTTGGCATCCACCAGTTCGGCGACCAGACCCGGGAACTGCTGGAGTATGCAACATTCCTCCACGATATCGGGTCGTTCATCTCCTACACGAATCACCACGCTCATTCCTATTACATAATCCGGAACTCAGAATTACTCGGCTTTAACCAGCAGGAAGTGACATTCATGGCAAACCTGGCCCGGTTCCACCGGAAGAAGGCGCCAAAGAAGAAAGATCCCGAAATTGCCGGATTCGATTCCCGGGAACGCGATATGCTCCGGATGCTTGCAACGTTCATCCGGCTTGGCGAGAGCCTTGACCGGAGCCATGCCGCCCTTATCCAGCATGTCCGGTTTGTGAGAGTTGAGAGAGAAACGGTTCATCTCGAGATTGTTGCACGCGGCGACTGTCAGCTCGAGATCTGGGGGATCGAGAACGAGCGAAAGGCTTTCGAGAAAGTATTTGGCCGGACGCTCGCGTTTTCGATGATTGATTCGCAGTCCGGCGGATGA
- a CDS encoding CHAD domain-containing protein yields MIALPDGALPNTAMRWFGMQQLPPRLEAFEKEMNGVREAKDIEYIHRMRVASRRLRAALPLFRECFPKKQYQRWMQEIANITRALGEARDADVQIAYLQKQIKKSNSIWKEKHPDAGNTESPEGPALQYLLAELRKKRSGLQSRVVSALDALQKSRIVPEMRTFFAAARSSQSQCPSKALMYGISPVSAIRIDSRLRTLLSYETWVNHPEAVAEHHATRIAAKKLRYTMELFGPVYRLGLNKPLSRVKKIQEILGDIHDCDVWIDTIVRILLHERSRLRSENEEKRPDTKTLASLKILLRIREKERSLLFYRFTRFWESQKKAGLWDELKTTLLVARKKPFHPKTPLRQPDVRAAVTLLASVYPEGIPHSSNVTRLALMLFDSLQPLHQMDPEERFLLECAGMLHDIGWTAGQRRHNRQGAKMIFAAETLPLDIPERAIICLAIISHRGRSNPELEEYYRILSEKQQRTALSLAAILRVADGFDYSRTGSVQEVHAVIGTDQVVVDAISAADIAVEKEHARIKSDLFSRAFSRELVIR; encoded by the coding sequence ATGATCGCTCTTCCTGACGGGGCCCTGCCCAATACCGCCATGAGGTGGTTCGGGATGCAGCAGCTCCCGCCCCGCCTTGAGGCATTCGAAAAAGAGATGAACGGGGTCCGGGAAGCAAAAGATATCGAATATATCCACCGCATGCGGGTTGCATCCCGCAGGTTACGAGCTGCACTACCGCTTTTCCGGGAATGTTTCCCGAAAAAACAGTACCAGCGGTGGATGCAGGAGATCGCAAATATTACCCGGGCACTTGGCGAGGCGCGTGATGCCGATGTGCAGATTGCGTACCTGCAGAAACAGATCAAAAAGAGTAACAGTATCTGGAAAGAAAAGCACCCTGATGCCGGCAACACGGAATCTCCGGAAGGCCCGGCCCTGCAGTACCTCCTCGCGGAACTCCGGAAAAAACGTTCGGGACTCCAGTCCCGTGTTGTCTCGGCTCTCGATGCGCTGCAGAAGAGCCGGATTGTTCCGGAAATGAGGACATTCTTTGCCGCTGCCCGGAGCAGCCAGAGTCAATGCCCGTCAAAAGCCCTCATGTATGGCATATCCCCGGTTTCTGCGATCAGGATCGATTCGCGGCTCAGGACACTTCTGTCATACGAAACCTGGGTGAACCATCCTGAGGCTGTTGCCGAGCACCATGCAACCCGCATTGCGGCAAAAAAACTCCGGTACACCATGGAATTATTTGGTCCGGTTTACCGTCTCGGCCTGAACAAACCGCTTTCCCGCGTCAAAAAGATCCAGGAAATATTAGGCGATATCCATGACTGCGATGTATGGATAGATACTATCGTCCGTATCCTTCTCCATGAACGCAGCCGCCTCAGATCTGAGAACGAAGAAAAACGACCTGATACAAAAACCCTCGCAAGCCTCAAGATCCTTCTCCGGATCCGGGAGAAAGAGCGGTCTCTCTTGTTCTACCGGTTCACACGGTTCTGGGAATCCCAGAAAAAGGCAGGGTTATGGGATGAACTTAAAACAACGCTTCTCGTTGCAAGAAAGAAACCGTTCCACCCGAAAACCCCTCTCCGGCAGCCGGATGTCCGGGCTGCCGTTACCCTCCTTGCATCGGTATACCCTGAAGGCATTCCTCACAGCTCCAATGTGACACGACTTGCACTCATGCTTTTTGACAGTCTCCAGCCACTGCACCAGATGGACCCGGAGGAGCGCTTCCTCCTGGAATGTGCAGGTATGCTTCACGATATCGGCTGGACCGCCGGACAGAGAAGACACAACCGACAGGGAGCAAAAATGATCTTTGCCGCAGAAACTCTGCCTCTCGACATTCCTGAGCGTGCGATCATCTGCCTTGCCATTATTTCCCACCGGGGCCGCTCAAATCCGGAACTGGAAGAGTATTACCGGATCCTGTCTGAAAAGCAGCAGAGAACCGCCCTCTCCCTTGCGGCAATTCTCCGGGTTGCCGATGGTTTTGATTATTCCCGGACGGGCTCCGTACAGGAAGTCCACGCGGTGATTGGAACAGACCAGGTTGTTGTCGATGCAATATCTGCTGCAGATATTGCGGTCGAAAAAGAGCATGCCCGGATAAAATCCGATCTCTTCAGCCGGGCATTTTCCCGTGAACTGGTGATCCGTTGA